The proteins below are encoded in one region of Brachyspira hampsonii:
- a CDS encoding FAD-binding protein has protein sequence MNINKEFDCDVLIVGGGIAGLIAAERALKSFKKVCIIDSAKICSGASYFPLKATLGIQVTKDKNDYNKYYEDITNMGKGVENPELIKTYIKNIKKDVYLLKRIGFKPWLRKDSRPACFAKYSRNIFLINDWNEARKRANKIFRKNKRLKIFEGSSLIRIIKNNDKIEGAIFQNKDKFFFIKSKVIILAAGGIAGNYKNSLYPKKINGSCHIAALDAGAYAQNMEFIQFIPAYYGLKEAVMPLSVQILKAVK, from the coding sequence ATGAATATAAACAAAGAGTTTGATTGCGATGTATTAATTGTAGGCGGAGGAATAGCTGGACTTATTGCTGCTGAACGAGCATTAAAAAGTTTTAAGAAAGTATGTATTATTGATTCTGCCAAGATTTGTTCTGGAGCTTCTTATTTTCCTTTAAAAGCTACATTAGGTATACAGGTAACAAAAGATAAAAATGATTATAATAAATATTATGAAGATATAACTAATATGGGAAAAGGTGTTGAAAATCCTGAACTTATAAAGACTTATATAAAAAATATTAAAAAAGATGTTTATCTTCTAAAAAGGATTGGTTTTAAACCTTGGCTTAGAAAAGATTCAAGACCTGCTTGTTTTGCTAAATACTCAAGAAATATTTTTTTGATTAATGATTGGAATGAAGCTAGAAAAAGAGCAAATAAAATTTTTAGAAAAAATAAAAGATTGAAAATATTTGAAGGAAGTTCTTTAATAAGGATTATAAAGAATAATGATAAAATTGAAGGAGCCATATTTCAAAATAAAGATAAATTTTTCTTTATAAAATCTAAAGTAATAATTTTAGCTGCTGGAGGAATAGCAGGAAATTATAAAAATAGTTTATATCCTAAAAAAATTAATGGCAGTTGTCATATTGCGGCATTAGATGCAGGAGCTTATGCACAAAATATGGAGTTTATTCAATTCATACCTGCTTATTATGGATTGAAAGAAGCAGTTATGCCCCTTTCAGTACAGATTTTGAAAGCAGTGAAATAG
- a CDS encoding FAD-binding protein: protein MNIDLLKDETLITHFAHSCNGGIKIDSNGFTGVAGLYAIGELSSAIEGANRLGGNSVGGALVFGNNAVKDAYKYIKNSKFDNNDKKLNIIEKEFNDWINDISKGDKENTLKKNEVLIKIRELVSENLSIIRSREKIENFLSKIDEIRGNYSIKENIEDGSIEIYLIIESVKMIALSMLERDESRGAHYREDFQNSSYKIYKLQVNRENNKTNIEKIYINN, encoded by the coding sequence ATGAATATTGATTTACTTAAAGATGAGACTTTAATAACTCATTTTGCTCATAGCTGTAATGGAGGCATTAAAATAGACAGCAATGGATTTACAGGTGTTGCTGGGCTTTATGCTATTGGTGAATTATCATCTGCGATAGAGGGTGCTAATAGGCTTGGTGGAAATTCTGTGGGAGGTGCTTTGGTATTTGGAAATAATGCTGTAAAAGATGCTTATAAATATATTAAAAATAGTAAATTTGATAATAATGATAAAAAATTAAATATTATAGAAAAAGAATTTAATGATTGGATTAATGATATTTCAAAAGGTGATAAAGAAAACACTTTGAAAAAAAATGAAGTTCTTATAAAAATAAGAGAATTAGTAAGTGAAAATTTATCTATTATAAGAAGCAGGGAAAAAATAGAAAATTTCTTAAGTAAGATTGATGAGATTAGAGGCAATTATAGTATAAAAGAAAATATTGAAGATGGTTCTATAGAAATTTATTTGATTATTGAAAGTGTGAAGATGATTGCTTTGAGTATGCTTGAGAGAGATGAAAGCAGGGGGGCTCATTATAGAGAAGATTTTCAAAATTCTTCGTATAAAATTTATAAACTTCAGGTAAATAGAGAAAATAATAAAACCAATATAGAGAAAATTTATATTAATAATTAA
- the mtaB gene encoding tRNA (N(6)-L-threonylcarbamoyladenosine(37)-C(2))-methylthiotransferase MtaB encodes MNIHLHTFGCRLNQYESEKISYELKNMGANITELNNADAIAINTCTVTNDSDKKLIAYLEKLGDISQKKVFLIGCYVSKKDKDSSIMQDNIILIPNDKKEEASEIIFNTMHNNSENKINNPIFFPQEQSRAYLKIQDGCEVFCTYCIVSRVRGRHRSVEPQKIFDAVKMANDYGYKEIVLTGLNLGSYNYNNEISFYNILTQILEHSSKYGIRIRLSSVEPLYFDDNLISLFKNDDVLCPHAHIPLQSGSNKILKLMNRRYTREDYLSVTEKLYETNSNMAISSDVMVGFPHEENTDFNDTYDLCEKSKFIKIHIFRYSNRENTPSSKMDSQVGYRTKLKRAKILNTLNSKLKDLYYKNAEGRNLKIIIEKTLSDNNYIGTSAEYLKCKLHSETNLNKKELVYAKALKYESGIMISE; translated from the coding sequence ATGAATATACATTTACATACTTTCGGATGCCGTCTTAATCAATATGAAAGCGAAAAAATATCTTATGAATTAAAAAATATGGGAGCTAATATTACTGAATTAAATAATGCCGATGCAATAGCTATAAATACATGCACTGTTACTAATGACAGCGATAAAAAACTCATTGCATATTTAGAAAAACTTGGGGACATATCTCAAAAAAAAGTATTTTTAATAGGATGCTATGTTTCAAAAAAAGATAAAGATTCATCTATTATGCAAGATAATATTATACTAATACCAAATGATAAAAAAGAAGAGGCTTCAGAAATAATATTTAACACTATGCATAATAACTCTGAAAATAAAATAAATAATCCAATATTTTTTCCTCAGGAGCAAAGCAGAGCATATTTAAAAATACAGGACGGATGTGAAGTATTTTGTACATACTGCATAGTTTCAAGGGTGAGAGGAAGGCATAGAAGTGTAGAGCCTCAAAAAATATTTGATGCTGTAAAAATGGCTAATGATTACGGATATAAAGAAATAGTATTAACAGGGCTTAATTTGGGTTCATACAACTATAATAATGAAATCAGCTTCTATAATATACTCACTCAAATATTAGAACATTCCTCAAAATACGGCATTAGAATAAGACTTTCATCTGTAGAACCGCTTTATTTTGATGATAATCTTATAAGTCTATTTAAAAATGATGATGTACTATGTCCTCATGCTCATATACCGCTTCAGTCCGGGAGCAACAAAATACTTAAACTTATGAACAGAAGATACACAAGAGAAGATTATCTCTCAGTTACAGAAAAACTATATGAAACTAATTCAAATATGGCAATAAGCAGCGATGTAATGGTAGGCTTTCCTCATGAAGAAAATACAGATTTTAATGATACTTATGATTTATGTGAAAAGTCAAAATTTATAAAAATTCATATATTCAGATATTCAAACAGAGAAAATACTCCTTCATCAAAAATGGACTCTCAAGTCGGATACAGAACAAAGTTAAAAAGAGCTAAAATATTAAATACTCTAAACAGCAAATTAAAAGACTTATACTACAAAAATGCTGAAGGAAGAAATCTAAAAATAATAATAGAAAAAACTTTATCAGACAATAATTATATAGGAACAAGTGCTGAATACTTAAAATGCAAACTTCATAGCGAAACTAATCTAAACAAAAAAGAGCTTGTATATGCAAAGGCATTGAAATATGAAAGCGGCATTATGATATCTGAATAA
- the ftsZ gene encoding cell division protein FtsZ: MNPNYRIELADNMKGSEKMAFNNDSSSLDTVIKVIGIGNGGCNAVNRMIEEGLKDVEFIAMNTDAQALSRSNAPTRIVLGDRVTQGLGAGTDPEKGAEAAREDIANIEEVVNGANLVFIASSFGGGTGTGASPVVAEAAKKAGALTIGVVTKPFEYEGKLKMNRAESGIDKMLTVVDSLIIIPNENLYDMVDMDNYSYEEALSVVDDVLRQGVQGISDIITQTGFINVDFADVKTMISLSNGRAHLGIGVGKGDERLQKAITNAFENPLLDVSSIKNARGILANIVCPKDFAMKEYREASKIINNYANDNANIKIGVCPKEELKDEIIVTIVATGFDANAKNNSENKDLDSNANDIINKSASVNKSAIINNNNSNSSNDVSSNNTYSHVEDINTDNKKEEDISSSKNEINKAEVSEKIISESKISSKNIAENIVDIDNINTIVKEPQEGHEVELETLNINSEINIQKDKASEKNEAVIEEEKQEVKEKVLISDNNDKIQETKEYKFENYIRNLKKPIITKSNRFNNLNESIISNDNEEENDNEDIKETFNRTIVNNNSEYAHRYETKERISEEMRFEEEEKHNNPHSDYHKNPFDIVSDDYMDKHNKMGSKMSIFGETSTIDNDLEKPAFLRRQIQARNTMR; encoded by the coding sequence ATGAATCCTAACTATCGCATAGAATTAGCAGACAATATGAAAGGGAGCGAAAAAATGGCATTTAATAATGATTCTTCATCATTAGATACTGTAATAAAAGTAATAGGTATTGGAAACGGCGGCTGTAATGCTGTAAACAGAATGATAGAAGAAGGTTTGAAAGATGTAGAGTTTATTGCTATGAATACAGATGCCCAAGCTCTATCTCGTTCTAATGCTCCTACAAGAATAGTTTTAGGAGACAGAGTAACTCAGGGACTAGGGGCTGGTACAGATCCTGAAAAAGGTGCTGAGGCTGCCAGAGAGGATATTGCCAATATAGAAGAAGTTGTAAATGGAGCTAATTTAGTATTTATAGCAAGCAGTTTCGGAGGGGGCACAGGAACAGGAGCAAGTCCTGTAGTTGCTGAAGCTGCTAAAAAAGCAGGAGCTTTAACTATAGGAGTAGTAACTAAGCCTTTTGAATATGAAGGTAAATTGAAAATGAACCGTGCTGAGTCTGGAATCGATAAAATGCTTACTGTAGTGGACTCTCTTATAATAATACCTAATGAAAACCTTTATGATATGGTTGATATGGATAATTATAGTTATGAAGAGGCATTATCAGTTGTAGATGATGTGCTTCGTCAGGGCGTACAAGGAATATCTGATATAATTACTCAGACAGGATTTATTAATGTTGACTTTGCAGATGTTAAGACTATGATTTCTCTATCTAATGGAAGAGCTCATTTAGGTATAGGTGTAGGTAAGGGAGATGAAAGACTTCAAAAAGCTATAACTAATGCATTTGAAAATCCTCTTTTAGATGTTTCAAGCATAAAAAATGCAAGAGGTATACTTGCTAATATAGTTTGTCCTAAAGATTTTGCTATGAAAGAGTATAGAGAGGCTAGTAAAATCATTAATAATTATGCTAATGATAATGCTAATATAAAAATAGGTGTTTGTCCTAAGGAAGAACTAAAAGATGAAATTATCGTTACAATAGTTGCTACAGGATTCGATGCAAATGCTAAGAATAATTCTGAAAATAAAGATTTAGACTCAAATGCAAATGATATAATAAATAAATCTGCATCAGTTAATAAAAGTGCAATTATAAATAATAATAATTCTAATAGTTCTAATGATGTATCTTCTAATAATACATATTCTCATGTTGAAGATATTAATACTGATAATAAAAAAGAAGAAGATATAAGCAGCAGTAAAAATGAAATTAATAAAGCAGAAGTAAGCGAAAAGATCATATCTGAGAGTAAAATATCATCAAAAAATATAGCTGAAAATATAGTTGATATAGATAATATAAATACAATAGTAAAAGAACCTCAGGAAGGACATGAAGTAGAACTTGAAACTTTGAATATTAATTCAGAAATCAATATTCAAAAAGATAAAGCATCAGAAAAAAATGAAGCTGTAATAGAAGAAGAAAAACAAGAAGTTAAAGAAAAGGTATTAATTTCAGATAATAATGATAAAATTCAAGAAACTAAAGAATATAAATTTGAAAATTATATTAGAAACCTTAAAAAACCTATAATAACTAAATCAAATAGGTTTAATAATCTCAATGAGAGCATCATTAGCAATGATAATGAAGAAGAAAATGATAATGAAGATATTAAAGAAACATTTAATAGAACTATAGTTAATAATAATTCAGAGTATGCTCATAGATATGAAACAAAAGAAAGAATATCAGAAGAGATGCGTTTTGAAGAAGAGGAGAAACATAATAATCCCCATTCAGATTATCACAAAAATCCATTTGATATAGTATCAGATGATTATATGGATAAGCATAATAAAATGGGTTCAAAAATGTCTATATTTGGTGAAACTTCTACTATTGATAATGATTTGGAAAAACCGGCATTTTTAAGAAGGCAAATACAGGCAAGAAATACTATGAGATAA